TATTCTGCACACACTGATCTGAATATCAAGTTTCAGTCTCATCGGAGCAGGTAAAAATGGACCCATAAATATCAAGTTTTGTGCTTATTTAAATTCATCAATGTTTGGTCATGTTCATTCCTGAAATCTCAAGTAGTGTGCCtcctaaaattttcttttgcCATCTGATATGTTGCTAATTAATGTGTGTGCTTTTTGTCGTTTAGGGTGTTAGTGAAGCCTGGTAGTCAGCACACAGATGTGTTGCCATGGGCGCTTAGTAATTTTCTTAATCTTTTGAACATGTTTCCATGCATATGCAAATCTCAGTATAGTTGGAAGTTATTTACATGTTGATTGTGGGATTACCGCTTTGTTGGTACCATGAGTGGTGGTCACCCCTTTTTCTGCTTTTATACAAAGATGTTTTTAGTGATGGACTAGAATATTTAAGTGTATCCTCTAATGTGCTAGTACATTTAATATCAATCTGATTTTGTATTTCAATATTGTTTTGTCAAGCTTGTTTAGTGTTTCCTGTTGGGCAGGTTGTATTTGGAGTAGATACTTCCACCAACAGTTTTATGTTTGCATACTATTTAATGAATTAGCTAGTATTTTATAGTATTTTGAAATCATCTATCATGAGGGCAAGGATATTGTAAATTGACATGGGAAGCTACTTGATTGTGGGGAAAGGgcaatatgtaattaaatttaattctgtTCGATTTAATACTCATTGTTATCATTTGAGTGGCACTTCAAAAAAATGTGATTGTCCTAAATTCTCATGGTACATTTACGGAATTTTTCATCACTTCCATGGAAACATTGACCAAAATGAAGATTTTAGCATCCATAGAGTTGGTTTTAACTAAGCTAGTCTTTAACCGGAATAGCTATGAAAGCTTTTGAGTTGCTCTCTCATATAATTTAAATCAACTCGATGCTCTTATTTGCTTGATCTGCTATTGCTGTTAAACAGGAAGCTGCTGGATTTGAGCCCACAATCTTGTCTTCTATTATATCCATTTGCAATTGCATCACTTCATTACCCTTAAATGCTTTCTATCTTGACCATACAAAAATTTCTATTTGACATTGGTCTTTGCATTTGTACTCTATGTAATGATAATTTTCTGATTTTGTTTGCTCATTTATGTAGGGATTATACCAATCCATACCTTCCTGTCAATCCAACTGCGATGGAGGGACTCATGCAGGTAGTTGTAGCCCTGTCATCTCAAACATTTgagttattttttaatattggGAATCACTAATATTTTGTAATCTCCAGCCTGTAGTTGGTCCTGATGGAAAAAAGCAAGAACCTCAGAGTAATGTGCTACTTGCTTCAATTGAAAATATGCAGTATGCTGTGACAGTTGATGTTCTTCACTCGGTAAGACATTCTGTTACTTCATTGACTGGAAATACAGGtttattgtttcaaaattttcacttatttttgTACTGGTTATTTGTTGAAGGTATTCTCTGCATTTGGCACTGTCCAAAAGATTGCTATATTTGAGAAGAATGGCGGAACACAGGCACTAATTCAATATCCGGGTATGCTTttgtcatatgattttttttttatgtatgtttTTGACAGTATTTTCAAGGTGTGCACTTAAGCACTAAGGTGCTTAGGCGTAGTCCCAGATGACAAAAGTGCCTTAAACCTTTTTAGGCATAGCACATCTGGTTTGGCTGATAAATAAGGAAAGAAGATTGTTGGATGATAAATAAGTATTAAGTTTCCTACTGTCTTTGGTCCCTTTATCTATTGCCAACTGGCTTTAGCCCCCCCTTCACAGCTGCTCTTCCTAAATGTTTGAAACTAAGACTCTGATAGAAATGTGTGCGGATCAGATCGAAAAGTTTCTAAGTTGCGGATTTGACCTAGGGCTATAGACCGAATCAAAGGAAACTTGGTGTGCAACAACCTGAAATGCACAATAAATCAGtagaataatgaataaaaaaattcggCAGCAAATAACAATCGGTTCTTGAATGAATAGCAATCGGTTCTTGAAGGAGATCTGTTCCTGATGGATTCTTGATAACTAATTAAAGAAACTGAGCAgaattgaaagaagaaaataaagatggAAGGTGGTTAATGGCCGAAGGTAGAAGATGGAATAGATGGATAACGACCTAAGAAGCCTTTGAATAAAAAAGATTCAACAAATTTGACCCCATCTGTTCATGTATCAGACCCACAAGTTGAATCTCAACTCTCAAGGTCTATGAGTCTGAGGCATCCCTTGGGGACTGTTGGACATATTTTCTTACAACCTGCAAATTATTATTGCAATGCATGTTCTATTTCGTTGGATTTGGATATTTGATAGGCTTTACTGATGTAGAATTTGTTACATTCAGATGTCACGACTGCAGCTGTCGCCAAAGAATCCTTAGAGGGACACTGCATATATGAGGGTGGCTATTGTAAGCTTCATCTATCATACTCTCGTCATACTGATCTCAATGTAAAGGTATAAATATGTGCTTTTGAGTTAATGTTcatgagaaaaaggaaagaagaaaaataaattaaagacgTCATTAGAAGATAAGGGGGATCCACTGATCGAAAAAAGATATGAACCCTAATATGTATGCTTCTTGACACTTGATTATGACCCTTACCTGctaaattagttttattatttgTCTTGACAGATGCGCTGCATGTGATTCTGACTAGTTTCACTTTTTGCCACAGGCTTACAGTGATAAAAGTAGAGATTACACAATCTCAGACCTAAGCTTGCTTGCGACACAAGGTCCAGGTATGCCTGCCACTCCAAATGCTTGGCAGAATCCTCAGAATGCTCCATTATACCCTGGGACTGACTATGCAGCTTCAGCAGCAATGCAAGCTCAACCCTCTGCTGGACAAGTTCCTGCTTGGGATCCAAGTTTACAGGCTAGACCATCATATGGATCAGTGCCTGGGACTGTTCCTGGTCAAGCATATCAAGCGTCTGCAGTCCCTACATACATGAATGCTGCGCCACCTGCTGGTTCATCACCCCTTTCCCAACCTGGTGCAACTTCCATGAGAATGCCACCTCCAGGTGGTGCACCACTGCTAGGTCAGCCTCCCTATTATGGTCAATGATTCCTTTCCCGAGTTCCAAATGAATTGAAATTGGATCTCTTGGTGCGCAATCTCTGACCCTTTATGATTTAAGTTAAATTGTTTGTTGGTTTGGAAGTGTTTTTGTTTTCCTCAATCCATCTCCATCACTGATGTAAAAGGAGCTTAAATTCAAAATGATTGGGTAGAAATCTATGTGCAAGACATGCTTTTATATTCTCCTGCAGCCATTTTTTGCCTTCAGATCTCTTTCTAATTTGTATGAATTTTGAAAGATGATGGTCCCTCCAAGTGCAGCCATGATCCTGGTATTCCATTAGACTCTTATTTCCCGTGTGTGCTTTAAGGTTTTACAAATCTGGTGACACCAGTTCTTGTTAGAACAATTACATGTCTGCTGTTTAACAGATAAATAGACTGGAGCTGGTGTTTCGAGTTTGACAGCCCCTTCATTGCCCTTGCATGCTAAGAGAATGTGATGTCAGAAGTAAAATGAAAGATAATAAGTTTTTTTAAGGGATTAAACTTAAAATTACACATTCAatgtataatttgatatttttgtttgtgtaattatatacatgaaattttgattgcggtttaaatgtatatataaaaatttgattttgatttaattatacacatttaaggaaaaaaatatatttttcatattagaTAAATACAATTATTTGTGCATGTAATATGAAAACGTGAAATGGTGTTATATTAATAGTGATTTGTGTAATTGAGTCAAACaagaaatttatatatatcataatgcATTTGATTAAAGTTAATGTATAGTAAGTTAATGTATAGTAAGTTAATGtatagttttgaaatttaattttttatttaaaataaaaggaattaaataaaatttgtttattggaaaatttaataataatttttgaagtttaaattataataaaggaTTAATTGACAAATTACACCTTaagctatttttttttttgtttgaagtgtagttaaaatattttaagttgCCCGAAGCAAAAAAACTCATTGATGGTGCCACATTAGCagttattttctaattttgtaattatattaatattaaaaaataaaaatattttccctCTCCCCACCTTCACTGTCCTTCACGACTTCCTCCGCCTCCACCGCTCTTCCTTCCCTCTCCTCTACCGTCCCGGCTACCTCTCACCCTGATCCTCTGGGTCCATATGTAAGCACTGCAATGCGAGAGCAGCAGCTGCCTATGCTCCTTTCTTAAGAGTACTGTCCCCCCAACCTCGTGTCCATTATCCTTAGCATTTTCATGTTGTCACTTAGGAAGGCTTTTGCACACTTACACTAGTGTTTCTTCCCACAAACCAGCTTGTTGCCTTGGTCATCATCCATTACCCGTCGTCCCGAAAGTAAATCTAATAATACGACACCAAAGTTATACACATAACTCTTTGGGGTCAGGCGACCTGCAAACTAGTCCGTTAGTCGGATCGACACTCCTCACTCGAAACCATATACTAAACAAACAAGTTCAAGAAAACAAAGATCCCATCAATGATTATATCAATGCACCAAGATGATGGTGTTTCCCAATACTAGTTCAAGAACACTAGAGGGTCggatttgggggggggggggaggagTGGAGCGCCATGGTGGAGGgagggaaatattttttattttttaatattaatataattattgtcaattaatatagtataaatataaaatcAGAAAATAAGTGTTGATATTACACAATATAATTGATCAATGGGTTTTCTCGACGGTGTTAAGATTTAGGGTGAAATTATTTAAATACCATTtctgacaaaaaaaaaatcaagttagaaAATGTGGTACCATTTAAGGCTTAATTCACAAATT
This window of the Gossypium hirsutum isolate 1008001.06 chromosome A09, Gossypium_hirsutum_v2.1, whole genome shotgun sequence genome carries:
- the LOC107888583 gene encoding polypyrimidine tract-binding protein homolog 1 isoform X3, which produces MSTSSQTQFRYTQTPSKVLHLRNLPWECTEEELVELCKPFGKIVNTKCNVGANRNQAFVEFVDLNQAISMVSYYASSSEPAQVRGKTVYIQYSNRHEIVNNKSPGDTPGNVLLVTIEGVEANDVTIETIHLVFSAFGFVHKIATFEKAAGFQALIQFTDAETASSARNALDGRSIPRYLLPDHVTSCHLRISYSAHTDLNIKFQSHRSRDYTNPYLPVNPTAMEGLMQVPVVGPDGKKQEPQSNVLLASIENMQYAVTVDVLHSVFSAFGTVQKIAIFEKNGGTQALIQYPDVTTAAVAKESLEGHCIYEGGYCKLHLSYSRHTDLNVKAYSDKSRDYTISDLSLLATQGPAMQAQPSAGQVPAWDPSLQARPSYGSVPGTVPGQAYQASAVPTYMNAAPPAGSSPLSQPGATSMRMPPPGGAPLLGQPPYYGQ
- the LOC107888583 gene encoding polypyrimidine tract-binding protein homolog 1 isoform X1 codes for the protein MSTSSQTQFRYTQTPSKVLHLRNLPWECTEEELVELCKPFGKIVNTKCNVGANRNQAFVEFVDLNQAISMVSYYASSSEPAQVRGKTVYIQYSNRHEIVNNKSPGDTPGNVLLVTIEGVEANDVTIETIHLVFSAFGFVHKIATFEKAAGFQALIQFTDAETASSARNALDGRSIPRYLLPDHVTSCHLRISYSAHTDLNIKFQSHRSRDYTNPYLPVNPTAMEGLMQVPVVGPDGKKQEPQSNVLLASIENMQYAVTVDVLHSVFSAFGTVQKIAIFEKNGGTQALIQYPDVTTAAVAKESLEGHCIYEGGYCKLHLSYSRHTDLNVKAYSDKSRDYTISDLSLLATQGPGMPATPNAWQNPQNAPLYPGTDYAASAAMQAQPSAGQVPAWDPSLQARPSYGSVPGTVPGQAYQASAVPTYMNAAPPAGSSPLSQPGATSMRMPPPGGAPLLGQPPYYGQ
- the LOC107888583 gene encoding polypyrimidine tract-binding protein homolog 1 isoform X2, which codes for MSTSSQTQFRYTQTPSKVLHLRNLPWECTEEELVELCKPFGKIVNTKCNVGANRNQAFVEFVDLNQAISMVSYYASSSEPAQVRGKTVYIQYSNRHEIVNNKSPGDTPGNVLLVTIEGVEANDVTIETIHLVFSAFGFVHKIATFEKAAGFQALIQFTDAETASSARNALDGRSIPRYLLPDHVTSCHLRISYSAHTDLNIKFQSHRSRDYTNPYLPVNPTAMEGLMQPVVGPDGKKQEPQSNVLLASIENMQYAVTVDVLHSVFSAFGTVQKIAIFEKNGGTQALIQYPDVTTAAVAKESLEGHCIYEGGYCKLHLSYSRHTDLNVKAYSDKSRDYTISDLSLLATQGPGMPATPNAWQNPQNAPLYPGTDYAASAAMQAQPSAGQVPAWDPSLQARPSYGSVPGTVPGQAYQASAVPTYMNAAPPAGSSPLSQPGATSMRMPPPGGAPLLGQPPYYGQ
- the LOC107888583 gene encoding polypyrimidine tract-binding protein homolog 1 isoform X4, producing the protein MSTSSQTQFRYTQTPSKVLHLRNLPWECTEEELVELCKPFGKIVNTKCNVGANRNQAFVEFVDLNQAISMVSYYASSSEPAQVRGKTVYIQYSNRHEIVNNKSPGDTPGNVLLVTIEGVEANDVTIETIHLVFSAFGFVHKIATFEKAAGFQALIQFTDAETASSARNALDGRSIPRYLLPDHVTSCHLRISYSAHTDLNIKFQSHRSRDYTNPYLPVNPTAMEGLMQPVVGPDGKKQEPQSNVLLASIENMQYAVTVDVLHSVFSAFGTVQKIAIFEKNGGTQALIQYPDVTTAAVAKESLEGHCIYEGGYCKLHLSYSRHTDLNVKAYSDKSRDYTISDLSLLATQGPAMQAQPSAGQVPAWDPSLQARPSYGSVPGTVPGQAYQASAVPTYMNAAPPAGSSPLSQPGATSMRMPPPGGAPLLGQPPYYGQ